The Lolium rigidum isolate FL_2022 chromosome 2, APGP_CSIRO_Lrig_0.1, whole genome shotgun sequence genomic interval CAGTATATACGCCTGGAAAAATATCAATTATTATACTTAATGCACCATGAGGGCATGTATGCCTAATCAACATGCTACAAGCAATACATGCTATATAAGCTGCCAAGTGTTACATGCACACAACCATCTCACTCACCAAGTAACTATACACAACATCTTATCAAAATAACTTGAACGGGTGCCAATTATCTATAGTATAGAGTATTTCTAATAATGACAATTGAAAATACATTGTTAGCCTTAATCATCAAAACTTTTAGCTTGGGAGTAGCACCAGGAAGGAACTTGATGTAGAAGTCTTTCAGGGAAAGATCTATTTTTCAACGAGATTTGAAGGTTAGAAAGTATATGAACAATGAAATACATTTGTTGTAAAGTGTAGTATAAAACTTATCATAATGGTTTGTTCACTAAAACAATCTCCGCAACTCATACAATTTTTGAGTACTTTACATGTTTAACTGTCAATAACTCTACAGACTCAGGTGGAGCATGTTTGTCGTACGAAGACCTACTAGTAGTATATATTTATAGTGAACTTGTATACTtcttcataatttttttttaccaACGACCTTGActatataaaaataatattatttAATTTTTGGGACATAACTCTTAAATGTAAATGTATTTTGTAGCGTATTAATTTTAAGCAGTACTTTTTTGCGTTCGAGTCATTGCTCCATATAAAGATCTAGTTAAATGTAGTATTTTAAATATGAGAAAAATAGAACAAATCACATGTCTAACATATTGGTTCGGAATTTCCATGAACTATACagtgtatatatatggtttatCTGTGAACACACACATTTTATCATCATTAACTGGCTTCAGAGGGGCACGCCAAGCGTACAATCTAGAAGAACATCTTAACTGAGATTTCTAATGTATTAGTAGGCATATCCTAGTAGAATATTGTAAAGTACATGAAATTTTTCAATGAAGCATGTCATCAAATTGCTGGGTTGATTGACACGTGCTTAATAATAAGTcattaagataatgaagttgatAATTAAGACTAGTTATAGTGAGAAGTAACATAGAGCAGTGGTGGACGCAGAAAAAAATTGGAGGGTGAGCACACTCCAATTTTTTTTAGCACTAGCCTTTGTGCGATAAAATTTTGCTAAATTAATACTGAGTAATATACTAGCAAGGAGCATGTGCTTGCCACATAATACATATTGAAGAACAATAATGAATAAAATAAGAGACCAAGAATAGAAAATACCCTAGTTGTGTTTGAGCATTTCAGTAAAAATACATGAGTTTCTTATATTAATTACCATGACTAAAATGCCCACAACACTATTACCACATGGTAACTATCTCCGAAAAAGGCCAGTTGTGAACTTTATTTTCTATCTTCATATGTTACAGAAATAAATTGTTACGATTTGGGGTGCTACAGAAATAAAATTCAATGGCATCCCATTAAATTTGAAATAAGATGctggatgtgtgtgtgtgtgtgtattcaAATACTCAATAAATTGAATGAAGTGTATTCTGAAACTGTAGCTCACGCCTAGACTTATCCTCACCTACAAGGATTTCTATAATTAAAAGAAAATTGAATTCATTCAGTTCCATAGCATTTTCTTAGGGTATGGACTGCACCATCCTCTCATCGAAGAGGTCATTCTGTAGTAAATTAGGCATAGCTCTATTTATGGTTTTAAAGGTTTGATTATACAATTTAATGAAGAGGAGCCATGTCTTTTCTGTACTCTCCTTCAGGATGACATCTACAGGTATGCGTATGCTAGCTAGCATGAGCATTTTATAAAATAGGGGTTTACCGGCTCTGGCTAGCTATGGTCAAAGCAAAATTCGTTGTCCAAAAGACTACCAAAACACGCCTATATTTTCGCTGTCCAAAACCAAAAGCCGGCCTCTTTTAATTTCAACGAATTCGTTGAATTgtcaaagcaaaaaagaaaaaaaggcttCCCACCCACAGCTGCGCTTGGTCAGCTGCGCCACGTCAGCATTTCTAGCACTTTTCTTCTACACTCCAGTCCTCACCGGCAAGCTGCCGCGGCGCCCCTCCCCACCCGCGCTCGCAGATCGGCGCCGGGCGGCGCGCCATGGCCACGAGGCACCCCCACCAGGCCGCCGATCCCGCGGCGTCGCCTCCCCCGCCGCCGAGCCGACGCCCGCGCggcctcgcctccgcctcctcccccgCCCCGGCGCGGCGGAGCGGCGAGCGGGAGAAGGAGCGGACGAAGCTGCGGGAACGGCACCGGCGCTCCATCACCAGCCGCATGCTGGCCGGGCTGCGGCAGCACGGCAACTTCCCCCTCCCCGCCCGCGCCGACATGAACGACGtcctcgccgccctcgcccgcgccGCCGGATGGACCGTCCAACCCGACGGCACCACCTTccgctcctcctccttgtcccagCCGCCGCTTCTCCCTCCCCCTGCCCAATTCGTACGTGCGCGCGCGCCCTCTCCAGCATCTCATTGCCTTCACTTACTTAGATGCTCCGTATGGTAATTCTAGTGTTGGATCAGTCCCTTGCTTAATTTACAATTATGTGGTGCCAAATGCGTAGAGTTTTCAAGAAATAGTTACTAGCATTGTGTTGCATCCCTAACACATTCGTGTTGCTGATGAGTCATTTCTGATTTGCAGCAGGGAGCTTTCCAGGCTACTTCTGTGGAAACCCCATCTTTCACTAGCCATCTGAACAGCTACGCCATCGGGACGCCGCTAGACTCTCAGGCTTCTGGCCTACAGACAGATGACAGCCTTAGCCTGTCACCATCGTCGTTGGACTCAGTCGTGGtggcagagcaaagcattaagaaTGAGAGCTATGGGAATTCGAGCTCTGTCAATTCGTTGAGTTGTATGGGTGGTGATCAGGTGAGCATAGTGGTGCCTTTGATTCACTTGACGGATGATAGTGATATGCCGATGTTTGTAATTGTTTTTTTTTCGAGGTGGATGTTTGTAATTGTAAACCAGAGAAAATTGGGGTCTAAGCATCGCTATACTATCTTGGTGTCTATCAGCTCTTCCTAGTTTATAAACCGTGAGGCTAGTTACCATTTTGCCAATGCTAGGGCCTACAATGCTGTAGCTCCTCCACTCCTCCAGTTCGCTAActttttaaagacgcttgcagtAGTTTTCTAGGTGAAGTATTTATATGGACCACTTATATAAGAGGCTAGAGTACACTGAACATTGATATAATGAATTGCGTAATCAAGATCACTGTTTCTTCATCTTGCAACCCAGCTATTCCTTTGAGCTTTTAATTTAGCAAAGCAAACATCATCTTTTTCTTTGATTGTTCAATTGTAACAGTTAATGAGAGCATCAGCAGTATGGGCGGGTGATTACACAAGAACTCCATATATACCAGTCTATGCCTCTCTGTCTGTAAGTTTCTGTTCAACCTCTTGATCACATTTTTGCTGTGTTACTTTCCTTCTCTCGATTTCTTCGCATTCACACCATTTCAAATATACACATGGTATTTACATGCTGTGAGTAGAGTTCTGACGTTTATGTTTGAGAAATTGCAAATTTGCACCCTAAATTTGCAAGCTTGTATCACTTAGTGTTGGGGCTTGAAATTACAGTCACCCTTGGTCATTTACCTTTTTACAACAAATCCAAAGGTATGGCATGTTATTTCAGCTGGGCTAAGTGAGTAGATGAGATGGCTTTGTTGCTTCCTTTTGAAGTCCTGTAATATGCAGCCTATATGGACTGCAGATCTCATCAATTGCATTCTTATACATATATGGCAACCATCTAAATATGGCCACACAACAGATGCCATAGTATCCCAAGTAAGGCAGGCATGCATTGCCAATCAACAGAACTTAACACTACCAGCCATCACAAGTTCATGCAAATATATAAAGATGTGACCATAACCTTATAGTGCTCTAGATTTTTTTTTACAAGTCCTGGTGCTCTACTTAAGCATGATAGAAATCACTAACTGAGTATATGCCGAAGGTCAATCCCCATGGCTCTACGATTGAGATGCATCTGTCTTTATTGCTGCCTCCCTCTGTTTGCCATCACCGCTTTCCATCCCCCGTTGCTGCCCTGGATCTGGATGGGTTCCACTTTGCTGTGCAACGGATAGCGCAGGGAGTGCCAGAACCGTGGGACTGGTTCACTCTTTTAGTTGCTACAGCACTCTGTTCGCCTTATCATTTGCTGATACAAGAGGAAAGTGTGTGCAAAACGGACTCCTTTTTCTTGCCCCTTTCTACTGGTTTAGTGCTAGATCGATCAACTTGGCAGTTGACAGTCATGTGCTCTGATGTGATGTCAGGTCATTTTTGGCTTATTCATTGGATGTCACGTAATAGGCTAAAGTGGATGGCCAAATGTGAAGATCTGATTGTATGTTTTTACCAGGTTTGCCCCTACTTGTGACTCTTGTCATGGCCAAGTGGATGCGTAACTTGAATTTCAGATGTAGCACCAAATTTCATACTTCACACAAATTGTATGAAGCTGACTGATAACTATAGCACTGTGCTGTATGCAGCCCATTCTTAATTAGAACTGTGTTTTTAAATTAAATTGTAAGTTCAGATAGTTGTTGTTTCTTTATCTGCCAACCATATATTCCTGAAATTTGCAAATCTATGATCTATAAACCCCGCCATGCTTTAgcattgttgctgttgctgtagaTGGGCATTATCAATAGTTATTGCCAATTGGTTGATCCAGAGGCTGTACGTGCTGAACTAAGGCATCTGAAGTCTTTGAATGTTGACGGAGTTGTTGTTGACTGTTGGTGGGGAATTGTGGAAGCCTGGACTCCTCAGAAGTACGAATGGTCTGGCTACAGGAACCTTTTTGGTATCATTAAAGAGTTCAAGCTAAAAGTTCAGGTTAGCATACTATCATAACTTTGTGACATTTGTAGGATGCTATTAGCCTATTACTCACACATCTGATATTTTCATTTGTAATAACTTTGTACACTGAGTATGCAATTGTGTACCATATTTTCATAGTACGCATAAGTTTTGTTACAAGATTGACAAATGACGTTGCATACTTGCATCCAACTTTTTGTTACATTAACTACTGGTCATTGACTTATATAACAATAAAAGTATAGTTGGGTCTCTCAAAACTTAAGTATTGATATAGAGAAAAGGCATCCATTCATTGGATTGAATGGACTATAACTTTCTAGACTTTTGATATAACCAGACATTTGACCTTCCAAGCAAGTAACATGACTAAACCATTTGAGTTTATATGTTTTCAGTTATGAGCATGACACAACTAGATAGGCTTCTCTATTCTCCTCTGTTATATCGAACTCGGACTAACATTGACTAACAAGTGTTTTTCAACAAATGCAAGGTTGTATTATCATTTCATGGGTCTGGGAAGTGTGGATCTGGTGATGTGCTAATCTCGCTCCCTAGGTGGGTCATGGAAATTGCACAAGAGAACCAGGATATATTTTTCACTGATCGAGTAGGTAGGAGAAATACAGAATGCCTTTCCTGGGGAATTGACAAAGAGCGTGTCCTTCGAGGGAGAACTGGCATTGAGGTATTGGGTCATCCTTGGTAatttttcttctctcttcttcaaacTCTCCTTTAGCATATGTTTTTATTACGAAAACAAACATTTGTTCTTCTCTTTAGACAAGCATTACTTCGGCCTATTCCTAGTGACATTTTTTTAATATTAATTCATAGTCTTCGTACACATCAGTaactatagtactccctccgatccaattaCCTGTCGCAGGTTTAGGCAAAATGTTGCCTAAAATCTGTCTAGGTTCATTGAATATGCGATAAATAATtttgatcggagggagtactatatctTGTAGATAACAACTAGCTGTTCTCTCATTGGATATGCTAAACTTGTACATTGACATCTGTAATCTTGTTTCATATCAACTCTAATAGAAGGAGAAACTTGTGTACTGATACTTAATAATATTATATGCAGGTTTATTTTGATTTCATGAGGAGCTTTCATATGGAATTCAGAAGCTTGTCTGAAGAGGGTCTTATTTCTGCTATTGAGATTGGATTGGGTGCTTCTGGAGAGTTAAGATATCCTTCATGTCCAGAAAAGATGGGCTGGAGATATCCTGGTATTGGTGAATTTCAGGTATTTACCTAAAACTCCAAAGCTTTTgcatttttctcaaataaaaaaaaaggtaTTTACTTAACTCCAAGTTTGAGCCATTAAAGAGAAACATACTCCAGTTACCGATTTTTCTGCTTCTGAACCTTTCTCCTTTTATTCATTGAGCCTGAAGAAGTGTAAAATATTAATATTGCGCAATTTTTCGTTATAGTATTAAGAGGACTTCATATTGTGTAGAACAAAGTTCATGAGTACTCTAGAAGTACATGTGATATGTGATAAGATTGATGGTGGCAATCATGTTGGCACCTTGTTCTGTTGTTATTATGCTGCAGTAGACGAATATATATGCACAGTAGGCACCCTTGGAGAACATTATAATGCTGCTTTATCTTTTCGAACTTTAGACTAGTGCGCTATGACTTGAGCTTACCTTTTGGATTGTACATATCCAAAATGTAATGTGCTACATTATCTGTGGTGTATAATGGCATGTATATTTTTGTGATTGCATACataatacactcttttgttgattGCTTTGTTGACAGTGTTACGACAGGTACATGCAAAAGAACTTGCGGCAAGCAGCCTTGACACGGGGCCATTTGTTTTGGGCCCGTGGACCTGATAATGCTGGCTACTATAATTCAAGATCACACGAGACTGGTTTTTTTTGTGATGGAGGTGATTATGACAGCTACTACGGGCGCTTTTTCCTTAATTGGTATTCTGGAAtccttgttgatcatgtggatcaGGTGCTCTCACTTGCTACTCTTGCATTTGATGGAGCAGTAATTATGGTGAAGGTATGCTATTTCTCCATATAGTTGTTGGTTGGGCCTTGAAGCACAATATTCTTCTCTCTAATTTTGAGAAAACTTCACATGTATTCCTTGTGCTTTCTCTCTCTCTAGGTTACCATGTAATTATCATATAAAACTTTGCACAAAATGGGTATTCCTGTtaaacattttattttattttattttattctggATTGCGCTTCTGTCCCAAGCAGCCGAAGATTGCTAAAAACCTGGCATAGTATTATAGCTTTGACAACTCATGTGGAGTGGAGTTGAATGCCTAATCATGAGACATCCCTCGAGTTTAGGCGAGAAATGGTAAAGAAGCTCAAAATGCTAATAATTAGATGGACTATTTGAAATTAGTTCAAATTCCTAAGCAAACTTGAGAAATACTGTAATCATATCCATATCCACGTACACATACATTAAGTGGATACTTTGCCTGATCTTATTGTACAAGCTTTCAATATAGCATGTGCTGCCCTGATAAGTCCATGGTACTTGTCCCACATAGTTCTCTTGCCAGTTTGGTTGTTCCATGACATGACAATTGTCTTTCCTCAGATCCCTTCGATGTATTGGTGGTACAGAACTGCAAGCCATGCTGCAGAGCTTACGGCAGGATACTACAACCCTACAAATCGGGATGGATACTCTCCAGTTTTCAAAATGCTCAAGAAGCATTCCGTAATTCTGAAAGTAGTCTGTTATGGGCCAGAATATACAGTTCAGGAGAATGATGAAGCATTTGCTGATCCAGAAGGTTTAACCTGGCAGGTGAGATGTTCTAAGAATTTCTCTGCAGCTATGTTTAAATGTTTAATTATTTTCCATGGGTTAATTTTGATCACATGAAACTATGCAGGTTATGAATGCAGCATGGGATCAGGGTCTATCTATAAGTGTAGAGAGTGCTCTTCCATGTCTTGACAATGAGATGTACCCTCTGATCCTTGACACAGCCAAGCCTAGGAATGATCCTGACCGTCACCATGTCTCATTCTTTGCATACCGTCAGAAAACTCCATTCCTTTTGCAGGGAAATGTTTGCTTCTCGGAGCTTGAGACCTTTGTAAAGTGTATGCACGGTTAGTATCAGTTTATCACTTTGTCACTCCCTCCTAGCACCactatttcactatatcttcttGATTTTTATGGGTATATCATGTTTTTCCATTTGGGATTAATAGAATGTCACATGCATAACAATATGGGCATGCCGCATTCCATAGAGTCGGATGTTGGATGTTACCCTTGACAAGCTATCTCTGCATTCTTCCTGAAGATTATGACCTGACAACTATATGATCTTGTTTGCAGGGGAGGCTACCCAGAACTTTGTAGACTGAAGTCACTTTGGcgacaaatttcatgtatgctgcAACTATTGTTGCGCTGTGCAGATATCAGGATTCGCTTTGTGGCTATCGCGAACTTCCAGCCAATATTGCCGATTGCTTCCCCGGTGCCGGCCATTCCCACCTTCTGCTTGGGGTTAGTCCACCAGATGCCACTGAAGCTGTTGGTGCTAGTGATAGGCAGGGATTAGTGGTCTTAGCTGTCATCCAGGCTGATAGTCCAGCAAGCTTTTACCAGGGCATGACTGGACACAAAGATGGAAAGAACAGCGTGGCATCTGGCATGTGTTTATCAGTACTACATTATTATGCTATAAGATGCGGACAAATCCTATCTTCTAGTTGAATGGTAAAGCATCTGCCTCTGAATTCTCAAGCAAGTTTAGATGTTGTTTACCATTTCTTACCGTAGATTTGTGTGACTCGTCAACCAGCAACGAAAATGCTGATTGTGTGACTCGTCCTGTTCCCGTGCTCCCCTCTTCCATTGCTTttgttttttctcttttcttttctgaagAAGGCTGTTCTGAGTGAACTCAGATTTACAGTATCATGATGTTCTACCTGAATATGCAGGAGCACGTTCTGCAGTCCTGGACTAGTACTCAGTATCTTGGAGTGCTTGTTCTACAAAACGAAGTCGCCCTATTATTCAAGAACTATGGCGAATGCATGTGCAAGCAGTCCCAACAGATACAAACAACCCTACAACATCTTAGCTTGGCATATCTTAATACATAGTACTAGCTACATGGAGGCATCGGCTAGGTCCTTGCAAGCAGTACTTACCACCAAACTAATCCACGCGATACACAAGCAGCTGGTACCAGCAAGCATCTCACACTCATCGACCATCATCTACTAGCTACATGGAGGCATCGGCTAGGTCCTTCCTGTACGGCGCCGGCTGGTCTCTGTCGTCCTCACTTGATGTGGCCGCCGGTGCCTTGCCGGCCTCCGCCTGCCCCTGCACCCTCTCCGCCAGCGGGACGTACGTGACCACCGTGTCCTTCCTGAACGTCAGGTACACGACGGCAACGAGGTAGGCGGCCATGAGCGCGAAGACAACGATAGAGAGGAGCGCGTTGGCATATCTGGGCAGGTGGTTGTGCCCCAGCCAGTCCACGTAGGTCCACACCAGGAAGTAGGTGTTGACCACAATGAGCGCCGCGCTGAGGGCCCAGGCGATGACCACCGTCTGCGCCCATCGATCATCATATATGTGTAACTGTTAGTAATTACGATCTCTGAAGTTGGGATCTTGGGGAAATTGTGTGTAAATGTAATTGTGTGGGTGTGCTTTTGCTGGGGCTTACATAGATGGATTCTTTGAGGGGTCCTACTTTCTTGCTGCTGTTGCAGAACTTGAGAAGAGGGATGAGAGCGAACGGCAACTCGAAAGACAGAATCATCTGCGTCAGGAAAAAAAAAGTTCAGGAAGTAAAAGTTCGTTAGTTAGCTTGCAAGATTTCTTCTTTCGGTATTAAGTGCAAATTAAGTGACCTCCCATTGCAATGACCATTTTGTACTAGGAAAAGGTCGAGGAGGAGTACCGAGGACAGGATGATTAGCTTGCCAGCCCCTGACGGACCGGTGACAATGGCGACAATAAGGCTCGGAGTAATGGCAATTGCACGGGTGATGAGGTTCCTCATCCAGTTCTTCATCTTCATGTCCAGAAACccctaaaaaatatatatatcgtAAATTGTGATCCAAGTCGCCTATATTCGCTGGGAAATAATGCTCACAAATGTCTTTTGAATAGTCTCTCAAAAAAAATGTCTTTTGAATAGTCTGTATACATAAAGTGGTTACCTCCATGATGACCTGCCCAGCGAATGTGCAACTAATTGTGGTGCTTTGCCCAGAAGCTAG includes:
- the LOC124689645 gene encoding beta-amylase 8-like, with protein sequence MATRHPHQAADPAASPPPPPSRRPRGLASASSPAPARRSGEREKERTKLRERHRRSITSRMLAGLRQHGNFPLPARADMNDVLAALARAAGWTVQPDGTTFRSSSLSQPPLLPPPAQFQGAFQATSVETPSFTSHLNSYAIGTPLDSQASGLQTDDSLSLSPSSLDSVVVAEQSIKNESYGNSSSVNSLSCMGGDQLMRASAVWAGDYTRTPYIPVYASLSMGIINSYCQLVDPEAVRAELRHLKSLNVDGVVVDCWWGIVEAWTPQKYEWSGYRNLFGIIKEFKLKVQVVLSFHGSGKCGSGDVLISLPRWVMEIAQENQDIFFTDRVGRRNTECLSWGIDKERVLRGRTGIEVYFDFMRSFHMEFRSLSEEGLISAIEIGLGASGELRYPSCPEKMGWRYPGIGEFQCYDRYMQKNLRQAALTRGHLFWARGPDNAGYYNSRSHETGFFCDGGDYDSYYGRFFLNWYSGILVDHVDQVLSLATLAFDGAVIMVKIPSMYWWYRTASHAAELTAGYYNPTNRDGYSPVFKMLKKHSVILKVVCYGPEYTVQENDEAFADPEGLTWQVMNAAWDQGLSISVESALPCLDNEMYPLILDTAKPRNDPDRHHVSFFAYRQKTPFLLQGNVCFSELETFVKCMHGEATQNFVD